In the Setaria italica strain Yugu1 chromosome VI, Setaria_italica_v2.0, whole genome shotgun sequence genome, one interval contains:
- the LOC101763975 gene encoding nuclear transport factor 2 has product MAMDPDAVAKAFVEHYYRTFDTNRAALVGLYQDTSMLTFEGQKFQGPAAIAGKLGSLPFQHCEHQIVTVDCQPSGPQGGMLVFVSGSIRTGPEEHPIKFSQAFHLLPAGGSFYVQNDMFRLNYG; this is encoded by the exons atgGCGATGGACCCGGACGCGGTGGCCAAGGCCTTCGTGGAGCACTACTACCGGACGTTCGACACCAACCGCGCCGCGCTGGTGGGGCTGTACCAGGACACCTCCATGCTCACCTTCGAGGGCCAGAAGTTCCAGGGCCCGGCCGCCATCGCCGGCAAGCTCGGCTCGCTCCCCTTCCAGCATTGCGAGCACCAGATCGTCACCGTCGACTGCCAGCCGTCGGGACCCCAGGGAGGCATGCTCGTCTTCGTCTCCGGCTCTATCCGCACCGGCCCCGAGGAGCACCCCATCAAGTTCTCCCAG GCGTTCCATTTGCTGCCGGCTGGAGGTAGCTTCTACGTGCAGAATGACATGTTCCGCCTGAACTATGGTTAA
- the LOC101767653 gene encoding viral IAP-associated factor homolog isoform X1: MMDYRFVYKDVEGTSTQWGDSQRRLGNLPPKPEPFKSPAFAPKVEADEQPKSKEWLDAREPEELEELEDDLDDDRFLEQYRKMRLAELREAAKAARFGSLVPITGSDFVREVSQAPSDIWVIQTEYGI; this comes from the exons ATGATGGACTACCGCTTCGTGTACAAGGACGTGGAGGGGACGAGCACGCAGTGGGGCGACAGCCAGCGCCGCCTGGGGAATCTACCCCCGAAGCCGGAGCCCTTCAAGTCGCCGGCTTTCGCTCCCAAGGTCGAGGCCGACGAGCAGCCCAAGTCCAAGGAATGGCTTGACGCGCGTGAGCCCGAGGAGCTCGAGGAACTCGAGGATGACCTGGACGACGACCGCTTTCTCGAGCAGTACAG GAAGATGAGGCTTGCAGAGCTCAGGGAGGCAGCAAAAGCCGCACGATTTGGCAGTTTAGTGCCAATTACCGGATCGGACTTCGTGCGTGAGGTGTCCCAGGCGCCATCAGATATATGGGTTATCCAAACAGAATATGGAATTTAA
- the LOC101767653 gene encoding uncharacterized protein LOC101767653 isoform X2 encodes MMDYRFVYKDVEGTSTQWGDSQRRLGNLPPKPEPFKSPAFAPKVEADEQPKSKEWLDAREPEELEELEDDLDDDRFLEQYSACSV; translated from the exons ATGATGGACTACCGCTTCGTGTACAAGGACGTGGAGGGGACGAGCACGCAGTGGGGCGACAGCCAGCGCCGCCTGGGGAATCTACCCCCGAAGCCGGAGCCCTTCAAGTCGCCGGCTTTCGCTCCCAAGGTCGAGGCCGACGAGCAGCCCAAGTCCAAGGAATGGCTTGACGCGCGTGAGCCCGAGGAGCTCGAGGAACTCGAGGATGACCTGGACGACGACCGCTTTCTCGAGCAGTACAG TGCCTGCAGCGTTTGA
- the LOC101764387 gene encoding protein NUCLEAR FUSION DEFECTIVE 4, giving the protein MVEVGSRVRGFLRNRWLVFVAAMWMQSCAGVGYLFGSLSPVIKSSLGYNQRQVAGLGVAKDLGDSVGFLAGTLCAVLPLWAALLVGAAQNLVGYGWVWLAVTRRAPTPPLWAMCILIFIGNNGETYFNTAALVSCVQNFPKNRGPIVGILKGFAGLSGAILTQIYAMINSPDDAALIFMVAVGPTMVVIGLVFIVRPVGGHRQVRPSDGTSFTFVYSICLLLAAYLMGVMLLEDLVDLSQSMTVLLTIILIMFLLVPIVIPVLLSFFSDDDETLYALLLPSPRKEEASASTSSEEQEEVILSEVEDEKPKDVDLLPASERQKRIAELQARLVQAAAVGAVRVKRRRGPRRGEDFTLMQALIKADFWLLFFSLLLGSGSGLTVIDNLGQMSQSLGYEETHIFVSMISIWNFLGRIGGGYFSEIIVKDYAYPRAIALAIAQVLMAIGHFNFAMAWPGTMYIGTLLVGIGYGAHWAIVPAAASELFGVKNFGALYNFLTVANPAGSLVFSGIIASGIYDAEAAKQAQQRHNSTLLTMPARVVTMISEAAPALKCEGAICFFLSSLIMSGFCIIAVVLSLILVYRTKIVYTNLYGKPRT; this is encoded by the exons ATGGTGGAGGTGGGGAGCCGGGTGCGGGGGTTCCTGCGGAACCGGTGGCTGGTCTTCGTGGCGGCGATGTGGATGCAGTCCTGCGCCGGGGTGGGGTACCTCTTCGGCAGCCTCTCGCCGGTGATCAAGAGCTCGCTGGGCTACAACCAGCGCCAGGTCGCCGGGCTCGGCGTCGCCAAGGACCTCGGCGACAGCGTCGGCTTCCTCGCTGGCACGCTCTGCGCCGTGCTCCCGCTCTgggccgcgctcctcgtcggcgccgcgcAGAACCTCGTCGGCTACGGCTGGGTCTGGCTCGCCGTCACGCGCCGGGCACCCACGCCCCCGCTCTGGGCG ATGTGCATTCTAATCTTCATTGGTAACAATGGTGAGACATACTTCAACACTGCTGCACTCGTCTCATGTGTTCAGAACTTCCCCAAGAACCGTGGACCAATTGTTGGTATCCTCAAGGGATTCGCTGGATTAAGTGGTGCAATTCTTACACAGATTTATGCAATGATAAACTCGCCTGATGATGCTGCACTGATCTTCATGGTTGCCGTTGGCCCAACAATGGTAGTTATAGGTTTAGTGTTCATTGTAAGACCAGTTGGAGGCCACAGACAAGTGCGTCCTTCTGATGGCACAAGTTTCACATTTGTATACAGCATCTGCTTGCTCTTGGCCGCTTATCTGATGGGCGTCATGCTACTGGAAGACCTTGTCGACTTAAGCCAGTCAATGACTGTCTTGTTGACCATCATTCTAATCATGTTTTTATTAGTTCCAATAGTCATCCCAGTGCTACTCAGCTTCTTTTCAGATGACGATGAGACTTTGTATGCACTATTATTGCCATCACCTCGGAAAGAAGAAGCAAGTGCATCAACATCTTCTGAGGAGCAAGAGGAGGTTATACTCAGTGAGGTGGAGGATGAAAAGCCAAAGGACGTTGATCTTCTTCCAGCCTCAGAGAGGCAAAAAAGGATTGCGGAGTTGCAGGCAAGGCTAGTTCAGGCAGCTGCTGTTGGTGCTGTGAGGGTTAAGAGGAGGAGAGGTCCACGACGAGGTGAAGATTTTACACTGATGCAAGCGCTCATCAAGGCAGATTTTTGGCTTCTATTTTTCTCCCTACTGTTGGGCTCTGGGTCCGGTCTCACTGTGATTGATAATCTTGGGCAAATGAGCCAGTCATTGGGTTATGAGGAAACCCACATTTTTGTGTCGATGATTAGCATTTGGAACTTCCTTGGGCGCATTGGTGGTGGTTACTTCTCAGAGATTATTGTCAA AGATTATGCATATCCAAGGGCAATTGCATTAGCTATAGCTCAAGTTTTGATGGCAATTGGGCACTTCAACTTTGCAATGGCTTGGCCTGGGACAATGTACATTGGCACACTGCTCGTCGGAATTGGCTATGGCGCTCACTGGGCCATTGTGCCAGCTGCTGCCTCTGAACTGTTTGGGGTGAAAAATTTTGGAGCACTGTACAATTTCCTCACAGTTGCAAATCCAGCAGGTTCTCTGGTATTCTCAGGGATTATTGCCAGTGGCATCTATGACGCGGAAGCTGCAAAGCAGGCTCAGCAGCGCCACAACTCCACATTGTTGACAATGCCTGCAAGAGTGGTTACCATGATATCTGAAGCTGCTCCAGCACTGAAGTGCGAGGGTGCCATCTGTTTCTTCCTCTCGTCCCTGATCATGTCCGGGTTCTGCATCATTGCTGTTGTCTTGAGCTTGATCCTGGTTTATAGGACGAAAATTGTGTACACGAATCTATACGGGAAACCACGCACTTGA
- the LOC101768450 gene encoding plant-specific TFIIB-related protein PTF2, whose amino-acid sequence MGSTCLSCGERAVIPDPDSGVLVCTSCGVIHDGGSSEFVHQATFTDSGGLDLRVSSLVRNSSDSAYRDQKLAGASAAITSIATRLGLSFTRAEEALRMAKSATGGELATPGSAFLPALAAACALLVARSHRLPLSLAEAAEAAFCSAPALADLVSRVAAQLSLPPLPCFDYAAALDRAVHLSPSLTAAAGEKTEAILSQARFLLRCASKWSLTTGRYPLPLIAALVAFSAEVNGVTSLSVEDIAQDISAGIRTTLRRYKELVDALVHVARQLLPWGADVNAKNLLLNAQVLLRLMEMRSQSDPSEEFLESFAPNIAGIVRAYSSVDDDESKYLQIAPVGADEFDFDNFVPEEKEFEDQKITEKGLSDAYQNVLERLAQLKKHGKVSKGADRRKRWKGGLELEPWMDSVDDGWKKDMLLEDVVDIDIGYDAPPPSFTAGMELKKQRRARIEAAKLRIDAIRKAPAAPAASANHSQPGVRNGDACPPDACPPQKSARKKRGGKKMDDIDRIILGDDLVEMPDSPDGRKRRKRGSCDGIDWEDCIIELLLLHGAKEAEIEQGQYRRLLELHVFSAVSGGKLKNGDAASQVFSI is encoded by the coding sequence ATGGGCTCCACGTGCCTGTCGTGCGGCGAGCGCGCGGTGATCCCGGACCCGGACTCGGGCGTGCTCGTCTGCACCTCCTGCGGCGTCATCCACGACGGCGGCTCGTCGGAGTTCGTCCACCAGGCCACCTTCACCGACTCGGGCGGCCTCGACCTCCGCGTCTCCTCCCTCGTCCGCAACAGCTCCGACTCCGCCTACCGCGACCAGAagctcgccggcgcctccgccgccatcacCTCCATCGCCACCCGCCTCGGCCTCTCGTTCACGCGCGCCGAGGAGGCGCTCCGCATGGCCAAGTCCGCCACGGGCGGCGAGCTCGCCACCCCGGGCTCCGCCTTCCtccccgccctcgccgccgcctgcgccctgCTCGTCGCGCGGTCCCACCGCCTCCCGCTCTCCCTCGCCGAGGCGGCCGAGGCCGCCTTCTGCTCCGCGCCCGCCCTCGCCGATCTGGTCTCCCGCGTCGCTGCCCAGCTATCCCTCCCCCCGCTCCCGTGCTTCGACTACGCCGCCGCGCTCGATCGCGCCGTGCACCTGTCGCCCtcgctcaccgccgccgcgggcgagaAGACGGAGGCGATCCTCTCGCAGGCCCGGTTCCTCCTCCGCTGCGCCTCCAAGTGGTCGCTCACCACCGGGCGGTACCCACTCCCCCTCATCGCGGCGCTGGTGGCTTTCTCCGCTGAGGTGAACGGGGTCACCTCGCTCTCCGTGGAGGACATTGCTCAGGACATCTCGGCCGGAATCAGAACCACTCTCCGTCGATACAAGGAGCTCGTTGATGCGCTCGTGCATGTCGCACGGCAGCTGCTTCCATGGGGCGCCGACGTCAATGCGAAGAACCTTCTCCTCAACGCGCAGGTCCTGCTCCGGCTCATGGAGATGAGGTCACAGTCAGATCCGTCTGAAGagtttcttgagagcttcgctCCGAACATCGCTGGCATTGTGCGGGCATACTCTTCTGTTGATGACGATGAGTCCAAATACCTTCAGATTGCTCCCGTGGGTGCCGATGAATTTGATTTCGATAATTTTGTGCCAGAGGAGAAAGAATTTGAGGATCAGAAGATAACAGAGAAGGGTCTATCAGATGCTTACCAAAATGTCTTAGAGAGGCTTGCCCAGCTAAAGAAACATGGGAAGGTCAGTAAAGGTGCTGACAGGAGGAAGCGGTGGAAAGGAGGACTGGAGCTGGAGCCATGGATGGACTCTGTGGATGATGGTTGGAAAAAGGACATGCTGCTTGAGGACGTGGTGGATATTGATATTGGATATGATGCACCTCCACCATCGTTTACTGCTGGTATGGAGTTGAAGAAGCAAAGGAGAGCCCGTATTGAAGCTGCTAAGCTGCGAATTGATGCGATTAGGAAGGCCCCTGCTGCTCCAGCTGCAAGCGCAAATCATTCACAGCCTGGTGTAAGAAATGGAGATGCCTGTCCTCCAGATGCCTGTCCTCCACAAAAATCGGCCAGGAAGAAACGTGGGGGAAAGAAGATGGATGACATAGATCGAATCATACTCGGTGACGATTTGGTAGAGATGCCAGATAGTCCAGATGGCAGGAAGAGACGAAAAAGAGGTTCCTGCGACGGTATTGATTGGGAAGATTGCATTATTGAGCTCCTGCTACTACATGGTGCAAAGGAAGCAGAGATAGAACAAGGCCAGTACAGAAGATTGTTGGAGTTGCATGTATTCAGTGCAGTAAGTGGAGGAAAATTGAAAAATGGTGATGCAGCGTCTCAAGTCTTTAGTATATGA